From the genome of Bacteroides sp., one region includes:
- a CDS encoding universal stress protein — MSHARNKILVPVDFGEQAEVVLEQSYPIARVFDAEILMLFVIEDEAGFSKLISPDEYLNRLMHQAKKQFDQIDQLVARSGKGTSIPISYIIKKGKVYDKIIETALEQDVILIIMGRDAGDTKRVRRFMGSNTFNVVREANCPVITLKGDKVYTAFRNILVPIDLTGQTKKQVQKALEFGTFFGATIHLLSVMSGEGKIRKLKKNVQINQVRNAIERHGVKCTSEILIGIGQDIPHDICQVARRIEADMVIIMTQQKKNFPKFFVGSIAQEIIFQACVPVLSITPKAEFNPKVITSFIDPLNVMNTKQDKE; from the coding sequence ATGAGCCACGCGAGAAACAAAATTCTTGTTCCTGTTGACTTCGGAGAACAGGCCGAGGTCGTTCTTGAACAGTCCTATCCCATTGCCCGGGTGTTTGATGCCGAGATCCTTATGCTATTTGTTATTGAGGATGAAGCCGGATTCAGCAAGCTGATCTCTCCTGATGAATACCTCAACCGCTTAATGCACCAGGCCAAAAAACAATTTGATCAGATCGACCAACTGGTGGCTCGTTCAGGCAAAGGAACCAGTATCCCCATTTCTTATATCATAAAAAAAGGCAAAGTTTACGATAAGATCATTGAAACCGCTCTTGAGCAGGATGTCATTCTGATTATTATGGGGCGGGATGCCGGTGACACCAAACGCGTCCGTCGCTTTATGGGCAGTAATACCTTTAATGTGGTGCGTGAAGCCAATTGCCCAGTGATCACACTGAAGGGCGACAAAGTTTATACGGCATTCCGTAACATCCTTGTCCCCATCGACCTCACAGGGCAAACGAAGAAACAGGTTCAGAAAGCATTGGAATTTGGTACCTTTTTTGGCGCAACGATTCACCTCCTTTCGGTCATGTCAGGAGAAGGAAAAATAAGGAAGCTTAAGAAAAATGTCCAGATCAACCAGGTCAGGAATGCCATCGAACGCCACGGGGTGAAATGCACCAGTGAAATCCTGATTGGGATAGGGCAAGATATTCCTCATGATATTTGTCAGGTTGCCAGACGCATAGAGGCAGATATGGTCATCATCATGACCCAGCAAAAAAAGAATTTCCCGAAGTTCTTTGTTGGATCCATTGCCCAGGAGATCATTTTTCAGGCTTGCGTACCGGTGCTGAGCATTACTCCGAAGGCAGAATTTAATCCAAAGGTAATCACTTCCTTTATCGATCCTTTGAACGTAATGAATACCAAGCAAGATAAGGAATAA